A genomic region of Lycorma delicatula isolate Av1 chromosome 4, ASM4794821v1, whole genome shotgun sequence contains the following coding sequences:
- the LOC142322582 gene encoding uncharacterized protein LOC142322582, with protein MDTFKPSEQHTRTLLHTEYNHQTDVKRNANRLTSLQQKAVVGVTAAYRTISGPAVEVIAGISSVTKRARQLVRRQEGIPRSMTKEQLLRKWQMQWVEMNKGRWTKHLTPQLSPWIRRKHGELTYWLTQLLLGHGGFSS; from the coding sequence atggatacATTCAAGCCTTCAGAACAACATACAAGAACATTATTACACACAGAATATAACCACCAAACAGATGTAAAAAGGAATGCAAATCGCCTAACCTCATTGCAACAAAAAGCAGTAGTAGGAGTGACTGCTGCATATCGAACTATATCCGGACCTGCAGTTGAGGTTATAGCTGGTATATCCTCAGTGACAAAAAGGGCTAGACAGCTGGTGCGGAGACAAGAGGGAATCCCCAGATCAATGACCAAGGAACAATTGCTGAGGAAATGGCAGATGCAATGGGTTGAGATGAATAAGGGCAGATGGACTAAACACCTAACACCGCAGCTCTCACCATGGATTAGGAGGAAACATGGTGAACTCACTTATTGGCTTACACAACTGTTGTTAGGACATGGGGGGTTTTCCTCTTAG